In one window of Rhodococcus opacus B4 DNA:
- a CDS encoding barstar family protein: protein MFDPTDRDLFNEQRQRFDWSLLQNGNVYRYDTAFQLDSACTRLTDLGYLVHHIEAELWTTVADMHTAFANAMSFPAYYGRNLDAFNDVLRDVAMFDYGSDPTSSGTVLAIADYDTLAGIDRRTAGEVLDIFAFQARLAALYGHPMLCLAESTVTDYPPVGGRPVYFGSVWDVEPDPPAPFHEGDLVENVLQIYADETGASEYVAALNTVLTDTLTPLGRWQILDPVLASERTALFHAEHRPEPPPPGTQLWEIFIGLRGTGDHNLLGDQLVHVLSDTGIHFDQLITRFYAAGTEDRGQALSNYPDLRNPDNR from the coding sequence GTGTTCGATCCGACCGACCGAGATCTGTTCAACGAGCAGCGACAACGCTTCGACTGGAGCCTCCTGCAAAACGGAAACGTGTACCGGTATGACACCGCGTTCCAACTCGACAGCGCGTGCACCCGCCTGACGGATCTCGGCTATCTCGTACATCACATCGAGGCCGAACTATGGACGACCGTCGCGGATATGCACACCGCATTCGCGAACGCGATGTCCTTTCCCGCGTACTACGGCAGAAACCTCGACGCGTTCAACGACGTCCTCCGCGACGTCGCCATGTTCGACTACGGCAGCGATCCCACCAGTTCTGGCACCGTCCTCGCCATCGCTGACTATGACACTCTCGCCGGAATTGATCGGCGCACCGCTGGCGAAGTTCTCGACATCTTCGCGTTTCAAGCGCGTTTGGCCGCGCTCTACGGGCACCCGATGCTGTGCCTGGCCGAATCCACGGTTACCGACTATCCCCCGGTGGGTGGCCGCCCCGTCTACTTTGGCAGCGTCTGGGATGTCGAGCCGGATCCGCCGGCGCCGTTCCATGAGGGGGACCTTGTCGAGAACGTGTTACAAATCTATGCGGACGAAACCGGTGCTTCCGAGTATGTCGCAGCACTGAACACAGTCCTCACCGACACACTCACGCCCCTCGGCCGGTGGCAGATCCTCGATCCCGTCCTGGCCTCCGAGCGCACCGCGCTCTTCCACGCTGAGCATCGACCGGAACCGCCCCCACCGGGAACCCAGCTGTGGGAGATCTTCATTGGTCTCCGTGGCACCGGAGACCACAACCTCCTCGGCGACCAACTCGTCCATGTCCTGTCCGACACCGGGATACATTTCGATCAATTGATAACGCGGTTCTACGCGGCCGGAACCGAGGATCGAGGGCAAGCTCTGAGCAACTACCCTGATCTCCGCAACCCAGACAACCGATAG
- a CDS encoding DUF6292 family protein, whose product MSSGVGAGNNPDCSAYVFAVARALNAETIRRWDEVSFDAVIVVSKQFRYYGGRRILLAWNRYFGWSLGIEGQCPDRVLIICGLGLGRQPQPECIADRTDEVIADLLHLECRSPDRFPVPIVIHRRGAGPADPRPPCR is encoded by the coding sequence ATGAGCAGCGGCGTCGGCGCCGGAAACAATCCAGACTGCAGCGCATATGTGTTCGCGGTCGCGCGAGCACTGAACGCCGAGACGATCCGCCGATGGGACGAGGTCAGCTTCGATGCGGTGATCGTGGTGTCGAAGCAGTTCCGGTACTACGGCGGGCGCCGCATCCTTCTCGCCTGGAACCGGTACTTCGGGTGGTCGTTGGGCATCGAGGGACAGTGCCCCGATCGGGTCCTGATCATCTGCGGGCTCGGGCTCGGCCGGCAGCCGCAACCTGAGTGCATTGCGGATCGAACCGATGAGGTGATCGCCGATCTGTTACACCTCGAATGCCGTTCTCCGGACCGCTTTCCGGTCCCGATCGTGATCCACCGGCGCGGCGCTGGCCCTGCCGATCCCCGGCCGCCCTGCCGCTGA
- a CDS encoding MerR family transcriptional regulator: protein MPEESDRRESESPSVRGVYGISVAAELSGFGVAALRLYEEYGLITPGRTGGGTRRYSDFDLTRLRRIAELIDAGVNLVGIGRVLDLEHRTGELERDNLRLEADNAQLRAEQDPAAEPVREPADPAVPAPETTRRGRRRRPAARGRTGSGDGPARERTGGDHH from the coding sequence ATGCCGGAAGAGTCCGACCGACGGGAGTCCGAATCACCGTCAGTGCGTGGTGTTTACGGCATTTCCGTGGCAGCCGAGTTGTCCGGTTTCGGGGTCGCGGCGCTGCGCCTGTACGAGGAGTACGGACTGATCACCCCGGGCCGCACCGGCGGCGGCACCCGCCGCTACAGCGACTTCGACCTGACCCGGCTGCGGCGCATCGCCGAACTCATCGACGCCGGCGTCAACCTCGTCGGCATCGGCCGGGTTCTCGACCTCGAGCACCGTACCGGCGAACTCGAACGCGACAACCTCCGCCTGGAAGCGGACAACGCGCAACTGCGCGCAGAACAGGACCCCGCCGCCGAACCCGTTCGCGAGCCCGCCGATCCGGCGGTACCGGCACCGGAGACCACCCGGCGCGGGCGGCGTCGGCGCCCGGCAGCCCGCGGCCGAACCGGATCGGGGGATGGCCCCGCCCGGGAACGAACCGGCGGCGACCACCACTAA
- a CDS encoding Hsp20/alpha crystallin family protein has product MLMRTDPFRDLDRLTQQILGTAARPAVMPMDAWREEDRFVVEFDLPGVDADSLDLDVEKNTLTVHAERAALNENREMVAAERPRGVFSRQLFLGENLDVDKIEANYESGVLRLTIPIAERAKPRKIEISSNGHSEQKAVTA; this is encoded by the coding sequence ATGTTGATGCGCACGGATCCGTTCCGCGATCTGGACCGACTCACCCAGCAGATCCTCGGTACCGCGGCCCGTCCGGCGGTGATGCCGATGGACGCCTGGCGGGAAGAGGACCGATTCGTGGTGGAGTTCGATCTCCCCGGAGTCGACGCCGACTCGCTGGATCTGGACGTCGAGAAGAACACCCTGACGGTGCACGCCGAACGGGCAGCACTGAACGAAAACCGGGAGATGGTCGCCGCCGAACGCCCGCGCGGGGTGTTCAGCCGGCAGCTGTTCCTCGGGGAGAACCTCGACGTCGACAAGATCGAGGCGAACTACGAGTCCGGGGTGCTGCGGTTGACGATCCCGATCGCGGAGCGGGCCAAGCCCCGCAAGATCGAAATCAGCAGCAACGGTCATTCCGAACAGAAGGCCGTCACCGCCTGA
- a CDS encoding DnaJ domain-containing protein, with translation MATERDPYRVLGLSPSASQADIASAYRRLLRRHHPDTRTPQRADPAADEHLQHILTAYAQLRDPDHRAYHDQAKPTGKTPKR, from the coding sequence ATGGCCACCGAGCGCGATCCCTACCGGGTGCTGGGCCTGTCCCCGTCGGCATCCCAGGCCGACATCGCCAGCGCCTACCGGCGACTGCTGCGCCGGCACCACCCCGACACCCGCACCCCCCAGCGGGCAGACCCGGCGGCCGACGAGCACCTCCAACACATCCTGACCGCCTACGCCCAGCTCCGCGACCCCGACCACCGGGCCTACCACGACCAGGCAAAGCCCACCGGCAAGACCCCGAAGCGGTAG
- the phoU gene encoding phosphate signaling complex protein PhoU — translation MRTKFHDQLDTLFDQLTTMCQLAGDAVTTATDALDAADLTHAEKVFAVTERIGALRGPCEDQAMALLALQAPVARDLRQVVTGVFLVSDLSRMGGLAEHIAESVRRRHPHPVAHGQTQHLLVQMGRLAGELATAAALVLQTRDPALALALDVTDNRLDDLHRDLLTVIQEPAWDGSTTEAVDATLLGRFYERFGDHCVEVGRRVIFLATGQQLPQ, via the coding sequence ATGCGGACGAAGTTTCACGACCAGCTCGACACCCTCTTCGACCAGCTCACCACGATGTGCCAGCTGGCCGGCGACGCCGTCACCACGGCCACCGACGCCCTCGACGCTGCCGACCTGACCCACGCCGAGAAAGTTTTCGCCGTCACCGAGCGGATCGGCGCCCTGCGGGGGCCGTGTGAGGACCAGGCGATGGCCCTGCTGGCGTTGCAGGCACCCGTCGCCCGGGACCTCCGCCAGGTCGTCACCGGTGTGTTCCTGGTGTCGGACCTGAGCCGGATGGGCGGTCTCGCCGAACACATCGCCGAGAGCGTGCGCCGACGACACCCCCACCCTGTAGCCCACGGCCAGACGCAACACCTTCTCGTCCAGATGGGACGCCTCGCCGGCGAACTCGCCACCGCCGCCGCCCTGGTACTGCAAACCCGCGACCCCGCCCTGGCTCTCGCACTCGACGTCACCGACAACCGCCTCGACGACCTCCATCGCGACCTTCTCACCGTGATCCAGGAACCAGCCTGGGACGGCAGCACCACCGAGGCCGTCGACGCCACCCTGCTGGGCCGCTTCTACGAACGTTTCGGCGACCACTGCGTCGAGGTCGGCCGCAGGGTCATCTTCCTCGCCACCGGGCAACAGCTGCCCCAGTAG
- a CDS encoding recombinase family protein, with translation MLIGYARVSSAGQNPDHQVDALRSAGVAAEDIHVDHAGGAKASRPQLDLVLQRLREGDVLVITRLDRLGRSMLHLITLGADLRERGIDLQVLEPGIDTATAEGRAMFGMLSVLAEFQRELIAANTRDGLAAARARGRKGGRPSKLSPDQITLAQRLYDAGEHTVAQIADMLKVPRTTVYGHLNKRSADPAPATQNVVVTADPPAPVLRSRTCQTCGHEPTTRAEAAHQRADLAVMWLHPDPDHRGTVISRQHCRQCEPGQPAFDVACRVCGDGPILAGDFAELAENGELAEPVRQWLAGTGWTIAPDLLCPDHA, from the coding sequence ATGCTGATCGGCTACGCACGTGTCTCGAGCGCAGGCCAGAACCCCGACCATCAGGTCGATGCGTTGCGCAGCGCCGGGGTGGCGGCCGAGGACATCCACGTCGACCACGCGGGTGGGGCGAAGGCCTCACGGCCGCAACTGGATCTGGTGCTGCAGCGGCTCCGCGAGGGCGACGTCCTGGTGATCACCCGGCTGGACCGGCTGGGCCGGTCCATGCTGCACCTGATCACCCTCGGCGCCGACCTGCGCGAGCGCGGCATCGACCTGCAGGTGCTCGAGCCGGGCATCGACACCGCGACCGCCGAGGGCCGCGCCATGTTCGGGATGCTGTCGGTCCTGGCGGAATTCCAACGCGAGCTCATCGCCGCGAACACCCGCGACGGCCTGGCCGCCGCCCGCGCCCGCGGCCGCAAGGGTGGCCGACCCTCGAAGCTCAGCCCCGACCAGATCACACTCGCGCAACGGCTCTACGACGCGGGGGAGCACACCGTCGCGCAGATCGCCGACATGCTGAAAGTGCCGCGCACCACCGTGTATGGGCATCTGAACAAGCGAAGTGCGGACCCTGCCCCGGCCACGCAGAATGTCGTCGTGACAGCCGATCCGCCTGCGCCGGTGCTGCGCTCGCGGACGTGCCAGACCTGCGGACACGAACCCACCACGCGCGCCGAGGCGGCGCACCAGCGCGCGGACCTCGCCGTGATGTGGCTCCACCCCGACCCGGACCATCGCGGGACCGTGATCAGTCGACAGCACTGCAGGCAGTGCGAACCCGGGCAACCAGCATTCGACGTCGCGTGCAGGGTCTGCGGCGACGGACCCATCCTCGCCGGCGATTTCGCTGAGCTGGCCGAGAACGGTGAGCTGGCCGAACCGGTTCGACAATGGCTCGCAGGCACCGGATGGACCATTGCGCCCGATCTGCTCTGCCCGGATCACGCATGA
- a CDS encoding histone-like nucleoid-structuring protein Lsr2 codes for MARKVVVELVDDIDGTVFTEGGESIHYAVDGVEYVIDLKDEHATEFRETFEYYIAHSSRVGGRKHRAGRPATPTTGKPRRGEAAKIRAWAIEQGYELSGRGRIPTEIEEAFRAAH; via the coding sequence GTGGCACGCAAGGTCGTAGTCGAGCTGGTCGACGACATCGACGGCACCGTCTTCACAGAGGGCGGCGAGAGCATCCACTATGCCGTCGACGGTGTCGAGTACGTCATCGACCTGAAGGACGAGCACGCCACGGAGTTCCGCGAAACCTTCGAGTACTACATCGCGCACTCCAGCCGGGTCGGCGGCCGCAAACACCGCGCCGGCCGCCCGGCCACCCCCACTACCGGGAAGCCGCGGCGGGGGGAGGCCGCGAAGATCCGCGCCTGGGCGATCGAGCAGGGCTACGAGCTCTCCGGGCGCGGCCGCATCCCCACCGAGATCGAGGAGGCCTTCCGCGCCGCCCACTGA
- a CDS encoding zinc-ribbon domain-containing protein — MRFKDKNPELFRQLHPTRNTGVDLDSVTNSSHEMLWWRCPVGHEWRETPLQRRSPAAWKNGALHACLHCVAPGCLVYSCGHRRFQPSESTFRVLAHPCRKCEVTEHARLILDRLDESAAAAVRVLDGSPLYALFCATAADTVEWWDKIFPLVEAYFVRMVSVYVALAAIEHRPTLSCPTSGLLGACMLRILDALPPSCREEMHNAVPDDAGHFRHTYLPGWHDSDIGWGLKKLGFDIRDTSLDTDIERRLQFCEQQRFTATGELPPVHLANRHYPLFTHLPRDRESGALAELRGFRPKQAPPRITAVRVTLGESCPAGPGDPLGRTHVGYAPGLTTAELWELGRGVWKLRADHVAASSIVLVVFDKTVVLVASITGLTVHRGGLAILGEPVPEHPLLGRPDPLYTPNPLAHGVIHGEAERRGRESEHRFRSSSSRPVPIPLPRTVSSADAVRSGRERVVRAHASNSIV, encoded by the coding sequence GTGCGTTTCAAAGACAAGAACCCAGAACTGTTCCGTCAGCTACATCCGACCCGCAATACCGGGGTCGATCTCGACTCGGTGACGAACTCGTCCCATGAGATGCTGTGGTGGCGCTGTCCTGTCGGGCACGAGTGGCGTGAGACACCGCTGCAACGGCGATCACCCGCCGCGTGGAAGAACGGGGCCCTGCACGCCTGCCTGCACTGCGTCGCACCCGGCTGTCTTGTCTACAGTTGCGGCCACCGCAGGTTTCAGCCCTCCGAATCCACCTTCCGGGTGCTCGCCCACCCGTGCCGCAAGTGCGAGGTCACCGAGCACGCACGCCTGATCCTCGACCGGCTCGACGAGTCGGCGGCCGCCGCGGTCCGCGTCCTCGACGGCAGTCCCCTCTACGCCCTGTTCTGTGCCACGGCGGCCGACACCGTCGAGTGGTGGGACAAGATTTTTCCGCTGGTGGAGGCGTACTTCGTGCGGATGGTCAGCGTGTACGTCGCCCTCGCGGCCATCGAGCACCGACCCACGCTCAGCTGCCCCACCTCGGGCCTGCTCGGCGCGTGCATGCTGCGGATCCTTGACGCGCTGCCGCCGAGCTGCCGGGAGGAGATGCACAATGCTGTGCCGGACGATGCCGGCCACTTCCGGCACACGTATCTCCCTGGCTGGCATGACAGCGACATCGGGTGGGGCCTGAAGAAGCTCGGCTTCGACATCCGCGATACATCCCTGGACACCGATATCGAGCGGCGCCTGCAGTTCTGCGAGCAGCAACGTTTCACCGCGACCGGTGAGCTGCCCCCGGTCCACCTCGCGAACCGGCACTATCCCCTGTTCACCCACCTTCCCCGGGACCGGGAGAGTGGGGCGTTGGCCGAGCTGCGGGGCTTTCGCCCGAAGCAGGCCCCGCCGCGTATCACCGCGGTCCGGGTCACCCTCGGCGAATCTTGCCCCGCCGGCCCCGGCGACCCCCTGGGCCGCACGCACGTCGGGTACGCCCCAGGTCTGACAACGGCGGAGTTGTGGGAGCTCGGCCGCGGCGTCTGGAAGCTGCGTGCCGATCACGTCGCCGCCTCGTCGATCGTCCTCGTCGTGTTCGACAAGACCGTCGTGCTGGTCGCCTCGATCACCGGACTGACCGTGCACCGCGGCGGTCTGGCCATTCTTGGTGAACCCGTTCCCGAGCACCCTCTCCTCGGCAGGCCCGACCCGCTGTACACACCGAATCCTCTGGCGCACGGCGTCATCCACGGCGAGGCCGAACGCAGAGGGAGGGAGTCGGAGCACCGTTTCCGTTCGTCATCGTCGCGACCGGTACCGATCCCACTGCCCCGCACGGTCTCCAGTGCCGATGCCGTCAGGTCCGGGAGGGAACGGGTCGTCCGGGCTCACGCTTCGAACAGCATCGTCTGA
- a CDS encoding S1 family peptidase produces the protein MSEQSPAPHAPFPLHLRLNIAKYMLVAFDPKNYLKLSEIIGLESSGDIRPLSMQQFFALLPRLGLISDPYPVMWQITSIADQLVSNGLLQKMPGASLPPPLGNTFYAMHGGATKAQAAGDLWLSESLGPELIIRSYIARTVQISGRKSNGDASCGTGLLLDNHHILTNAHVVTDMTVDEILWTPKSPPVDSPESTIDAVELRVEDSRYHETGEFSHANPVDVAILEVTGLGETYADGGGIAFRGPGWSDSAWSFGYPPVPQAAEPAVVVHRGEVVNPQVQNQRRNDMMLFSATARPGNSGGPIVAQDGRVIGIVAEDLGVKDSAEVPFYAGVPTHEIARALNEMGYPDLLNLETWEAP, from the coding sequence GTGTCTGAACAGAGTCCTGCACCCCATGCGCCATTCCCGCTTCATCTTCGCCTGAATATCGCAAAGTACATGCTGGTCGCGTTCGATCCAAAGAATTATCTAAAATTGTCAGAGATAATCGGCCTAGAGTCGTCCGGCGATATCAGACCTCTTTCGATGCAGCAATTCTTCGCTCTACTTCCGCGGCTCGGCTTAATCAGCGATCCCTATCCAGTCATGTGGCAGATCACATCGATCGCGGATCAGCTTGTTTCCAATGGTTTGCTGCAGAAGATGCCGGGAGCATCATTGCCGCCGCCCCTGGGAAACACGTTCTATGCGATGCACGGTGGGGCAACGAAGGCACAGGCTGCGGGAGATCTCTGGCTGAGCGAAAGCCTAGGACCGGAGCTGATAATCCGTAGCTATATCGCTCGGACAGTCCAAATTTCAGGTAGGAAATCAAACGGAGATGCGAGTTGCGGCACTGGTTTACTACTCGACAACCACCATATTCTCACCAACGCACATGTGGTGACAGATATGACTGTCGATGAAATCCTGTGGACACCGAAGTCGCCACCTGTAGATTCTCCGGAGTCCACCATTGATGCGGTAGAACTACGGGTCGAAGACAGTAGATATCATGAGACAGGCGAATTCTCACATGCCAATCCTGTCGATGTCGCCATCCTCGAAGTGACTGGCCTGGGGGAAACTTACGCCGACGGTGGTGGCATCGCGTTTCGGGGCCCGGGATGGTCAGATTCGGCATGGAGCTTCGGTTATCCACCGGTGCCACAAGCTGCTGAGCCCGCGGTGGTGGTGCATCGTGGCGAGGTCGTCAACCCGCAGGTACAGAACCAGAGGCGGAACGACATGATGCTGTTCTCGGCAACAGCTCGGCCCGGCAACAGCGGCGGGCCGATCGTGGCGCAGGACGGGCGTGTCATCGGGATTGTCGCCGAGGATTTGGGAGTCAAGGACAGTGCGGAGGTCCCGTTCTACGCAGGCGTTCCGACTCACGAGATCGCCCGCGCACTCAACGAAATGGGTTACCCCGACCTCTTGAATCTTGAGACCTGGGAAGCACCGTAA
- a CDS encoding recombinase family protein: MESEAAAIREGARSLSSGVSTGEISRRWNTAGLTTREGNPFTSKKVVAVLRNPTYAALSTYRGQIVGAGHWPAIIDEHTHRTVVGILDGRRTAARDRRWQGSGVYLCGKCGSTTHVTASRATHYYVCKESAHLWRRQDTLDAYIDTLVIDRVTAEDMRPVLGKPDNGEEGLLEALYDVTRIDSAFAVQTQWDRLAKSIGADDLRARWEKIGADDLRARWEKIGADRRGAVIALLMTVTILPSPRGRKAFDPNFVRIDWKH; the protein is encoded by the coding sequence GTGGAGTCGGAGGCGGCGGCGATACGGGAGGGCGCGCGGTCGCTGTCGTCCGGTGTGTCCACCGGAGAAATCTCGCGGAGGTGGAACACAGCCGGGCTCACCACCCGCGAGGGGAACCCCTTCACCAGCAAAAAGGTAGTTGCCGTGCTGCGGAATCCGACCTATGCCGCGCTGTCCACATATAGGGGGCAGATCGTCGGTGCCGGCCATTGGCCCGCCATCATCGACGAACACACGCACCGGACAGTAGTCGGGATACTCGATGGCCGACGCACGGCGGCACGGGATCGGCGCTGGCAGGGATCGGGTGTCTACCTCTGCGGGAAATGCGGGAGCACGACACACGTCACGGCGAGCCGGGCCACGCACTACTACGTCTGCAAAGAGTCAGCCCACCTGTGGAGGCGACAGGACACTCTCGATGCATACATTGACACGCTGGTGATCGACCGCGTCACCGCAGAGGACATGCGCCCTGTCCTCGGCAAGCCCGATAATGGGGAAGAAGGGCTGCTCGAAGCGCTGTACGACGTCACCCGGATCGACAGCGCCTTCGCCGTCCAGACGCAATGGGACCGGCTGGCGAAGTCGATCGGGGCCGACGATCTCCGCGCACGATGGGAGAAGATAGGGGCCGACGATCTCCGCGCACGATGGGAGAAGATAGGCGCGGACAGACGCGGCGCGGTTATCGCACTGCTGATGACGGTGACCATACTTCCGTCCCCACGCGGGCGAAAGGCCTTCGACCCGAACTTTGTCCGGATCGATTGGAAACACTGA
- a CDS encoding YdcF family protein, translating into MIVATILICCTAGAGFIVYNRSAVDDIRSVDAIVVLGGERDGREEFAFDLARQGLSRNVVLSDPYGPYGTKLAARCETRDPRFTVRCIPPNPSTTLGEAVFTRNLATANGWNSLMVVSWRYHLPRARYIFSRCLDGRDVLMVPVPGTYSVARWAYQYLYQSAGFVKAFVQDPSSTCDGSQPGT; encoded by the coding sequence ATGATAGTTGCGACGATCCTTATCTGCTGCACTGCTGGTGCCGGGTTCATCGTCTACAACAGATCCGCGGTGGACGACATAAGATCAGTTGACGCGATCGTTGTGCTTGGCGGCGAACGGGACGGTCGCGAAGAGTTCGCGTTCGACCTCGCTCGCCAAGGCCTGTCGCGTAACGTCGTGTTATCGGATCCGTACGGCCCTTACGGCACCAAGTTGGCTGCCCGCTGCGAAACCCGTGACCCTCGATTCACAGTCAGGTGCATTCCACCGAATCCAAGCACGACTCTCGGCGAAGCTGTCTTCACCCGCAATCTCGCTACTGCGAACGGCTGGAATAGTCTTATGGTCGTCTCGTGGCGCTACCACCTGCCCAGAGCACGGTACATATTCTCCCGCTGTCTCGACGGCAGAGACGTTCTCATGGTGCCAGTGCCTGGGACATACTCAGTTGCCCGGTGGGCGTACCAATACCTCTATCAATCAGCGGGGTTCGTCAAAGCATTTGTGCAAGATCCAAGTAGCACATGTGATGGTTCACAGCCAGGCACGTAG
- a CDS encoding UDP-glucose dehydrogenase family protein — MTTRIAVFGTGYLGATHAACMAELGHEVLGVDVDTEKLAKLEAGEVPFYEPGLEDVLRRNIAAGRLRFTSSYEEAAAFADVHFLGVGTPQKKGEFAADLKFVDAVIETLAPLITSPAVLFGKSTVPVGTAERLGSLARELSPAGADLEVAWNPEFLREGFAVQDTLHPDRLVLGVDRNRPGRAEQVAREVYAQLLGENIPFVVTDLATAELVKASANAFLATKISFINAISEVCEATGADVTVLADAIGHDARIGRRFLNAGLGFGGGCLPKDIRAFMARAGELGADQALTFLREVDNINMRRRTRMVELAREACGSLLGARVAILGAAFKPDSDDVRDSPALNVAGQIQLQGASVNVYDPKAMENSRALFPTLGYSTTAMDACEGADVVLVLTEWPEFQKLQPADLDAVVRRKVLIDGRNCLDPQQWREGGWTYRGLGRP, encoded by the coding sequence GTGACTACTCGCATTGCTGTGTTCGGCACCGGCTACCTCGGTGCCACCCATGCGGCCTGCATGGCCGAACTCGGCCACGAAGTCCTCGGCGTTGACGTCGACACAGAGAAGCTCGCAAAGCTCGAGGCCGGAGAGGTCCCGTTCTACGAGCCAGGCCTCGAGGACGTCCTGCGCCGCAACATCGCCGCGGGACGGTTGCGATTCACTTCGTCATACGAAGAAGCCGCGGCATTCGCTGACGTGCACTTCCTCGGGGTCGGCACCCCTCAGAAGAAGGGTGAGTTCGCCGCCGACCTGAAGTTCGTCGACGCCGTAATCGAAACCCTCGCACCCCTGATCACCAGTCCTGCAGTGCTATTCGGGAAATCGACCGTACCGGTAGGCACGGCCGAACGTCTCGGGTCTCTCGCACGAGAACTCTCGCCAGCAGGCGCCGACCTTGAGGTCGCATGGAACCCCGAATTCCTGCGCGAAGGTTTCGCCGTCCAAGACACCCTGCATCCAGACCGGCTAGTGCTCGGCGTCGACCGGAATCGTCCGGGCAGGGCAGAGCAGGTTGCGCGTGAGGTCTATGCGCAGCTCCTCGGGGAGAACATCCCGTTCGTGGTGACCGACCTGGCCACCGCCGAACTGGTGAAGGCGTCCGCGAACGCCTTCCTCGCCACCAAGATCTCGTTTATCAACGCGATCTCCGAGGTGTGCGAGGCAACCGGCGCGGACGTCACGGTACTGGCGGATGCGATCGGGCACGACGCTCGCATTGGCCGCCGCTTCCTGAACGCCGGACTTGGATTCGGCGGCGGCTGCCTTCCCAAAGACATTCGTGCCTTCATGGCCCGGGCGGGAGAGTTGGGCGCAGACCAGGCCCTGACGTTCCTACGGGAAGTAGACAACATCAACATGCGACGTCGCACGCGAATGGTCGAACTTGCCCGCGAGGCGTGCGGATCCCTGCTTGGCGCGCGCGTTGCAATCCTGGGGGCGGCCTTCAAGCCCGACTCCGACGACGTCCGCGATTCACCCGCACTCAACGTCGCCGGGCAGATCCAACTCCAGGGCGCGTCCGTCAACGTGTATGACCCGAAAGCCATGGAAAACTCGCGCGCGCTGTTCCCCACTCTCGGCTACTCCACCACGGCGATGGACGCGTGCGAGGGTGCCGATGTGGTTCTCGTACTCACGGAATGGCCGGAATTCCAGAAGCTCCAGCCGGCCGACCTCGATGCCGTCGTCCGCAGGAAGGTTCTAATCGACGGGCGGAACTGCCTCGACCCGCAACAGTGGCGCGAGGGCGGATGGACCTACCGCGGACTGGGGCGGCCGTAA